The stretch of DNA CTCAAAGGAATGGGCTCGGGACCCAATTGGTTCAGCAATTGCTGCGGTTGCTTCGGGGAGCGGGATACGGTTCTTGCCTGGTATGGGCGTTAAGTCAGAATACAGCAGTTTCCTTCTATGAAGGGCTTGGAGCAGTCCGGGTCGGCCAGGGAGAGCTGGAGATGGATGGAGTCAAGCTAATGGAAACAGCCTTGTGTTGGCAGTCTATCTAATACAGCTAATTGAGGAGGCATAAAGCATGTCATTTGAAGGGAAAGTTGTCATTGTGACTGGAGCAGCTCAGGGTATTGGACGTGGAGTGGCCGAAGCCTTTGCGGAGGCAGGTGCTTATGTTGTTCTGTCCGATTCGAATGAAGAACAAGGAGCAGCCACAGCCGCTTCCATCCGTCAGGAAGGGCGGAATGCGATGTTTATCCCATGTGATGTGAGGCTAGAGACAGAGATTCAGCAGCTCATGAAGCAGGCTGCCGATGAATTCGGGGCTATAGATATTCTGATCAATAATGCAGGGGTCTCCCGCTGGAAATCCCCGTACGAGCTGTCTCTTTCCGAATGGGACGACATTCTGAATACAAATGTGAGAAGCGTGTTCCTTGCCTCCCGTGAAGCTGCAGGCTATATGAAGCAGCGCGGAGGAGGGGCTATTGTAAATATGGCATCCACCCGGGCTATCATGTCTGAGCCTAATACGGAAGCCTATGCAGCTTCCAAAGGGGCAATTGTCGCCCTAACCCATGCGCTTGCCATCTCTCTTGGTCAGGATGGAATCCGTGTCAATTGCGTAAGCCCCGGCTGGATTGAGACAGGAAATTATGACGCGCTTAGGCCGGCAGATCATGAGCAGCATCCGGTAGGCCGGGTGGGATATCCGGGGGATATTGCTAGGGCCTGCATGTATCTGACGCATCCTGACAATACATTTGTAACCGGAACCCAACTGATAGTGGACGGGGGAATGACCCGCAAGATGATTTATGAGGAATAGAGGGGGCTAAGCTTATATGCTGCGCATCGGAATAATTGGTCTGGGCGGAATTGCCCAGAAGGCGTATTTGCCGGTTATTGGAGTAAGAAAGGGCGTAGAACTCATTTTTTGTACCCGGAATCAGTCAACTTTGAAGCAGCTTGTACAGAAATATCGTCCTGAAGCATCCGTGAACACGGTCGAAGAATTATTGGCACACCAGATTGATGCGGCTTTTGTGCATTCGGCTACAGAGAGTCATCCGCAAATCATTGAACAGCTGTTTTGTGCCGGGGTGCCTGTGTATGCAGACAAGCCAATTGCTTACCACTATGAGGATTCAGTTCGTTTGGTGGAGCTGGCTGAAGAGCTGGGTGTCATGCTTATGATCGGTTTTAACCGGAGATTTGCTCCTATGGTAGCTGATCTTAAGTCCAAGCCGGATCGGCGGATGATTCTCTTACAGAAACACCGTTTGCGAAGCCCGGATATTGCCCGCAGAGTTATAATGGATGATTTTATTCATGTTGTGGACACGCTTCGTTTTCTGCTGCCTGATCAAGTCCGGCATTCGGAGATATCTGTACTTCAACTGGATGGGCTGCTCTGTCAGGTTAGCTTGCAGCTTCAAGGGGATGGCTTTACAGGGATAGGCATGATGAACCGGGACAGCGGATTTAATGAAGAGCGCCTTGAAATCATTTCACCTTCAAATAAGTGGGTAGTCAATC from Paenibacillus sp. CAA11 encodes:
- a CDS encoding SDR family NAD(P)-dependent oxidoreductase; this encodes MSFEGKVVIVTGAAQGIGRGVAEAFAEAGAYVVLSDSNEEQGAATAASIRQEGRNAMFIPCDVRLETEIQQLMKQAADEFGAIDILINNAGVSRWKSPYELSLSEWDDILNTNVRSVFLASREAAGYMKQRGGGAIVNMASTRAIMSEPNTEAYAASKGAIVALTHALAISLGQDGIRVNCVSPGWIETGNYDALRPADHEQHPVGRVGYPGDIARACMYLTHPDNTFVTGTQLIVDGGMTRKMIYEE
- a CDS encoding Gfo/Idh/MocA family protein — protein: MLRIGIIGLGGIAQKAYLPVIGVRKGVELIFCTRNQSTLKQLVQKYRPEASVNTVEELLAHQIDAAFVHSATESHPQIIEQLFCAGVPVYADKPIAYHYEDSVRLVELAEELGVMLMIGFNRRFAPMVADLKSKPDRRMILLQKHRLRSPDIARRVIMDDFIHVVDTLRFLLPDQVRHSEISVLQLDGLLCQVSLQLQGDGFTGIGMMNRDSGFNEERLEIISPSNKWVVNQLNETLWMKDGKEHRQGFSDWDTVLYRRGFEPIIEHFLTCVQQGSAPSITARDALESHLLCEEIIRCAEAKGAKELTS